In Pangasianodon hypophthalmus isolate fPanHyp1 chromosome 29, fPanHyp1.pri, whole genome shotgun sequence, one genomic interval encodes:
- the LOC117596736 gene encoding uncharacterized protein LOC117596736 isoform X1: MVKCNKTDNKKHTNIINLSKTFCLTGPQEDLLSKGLTFIPTPCGTDLGELGRDVHAYNRQLKILDHFQYTKCKEHLQFTEKSRWEPSTEQTSLPIKQLIKKNRMIINSLSDFSNNQADNLTATERRALKELQTNKDIIIKPADKGSAIVIMDKQQYLLEANRQLNNTNHYTLLPHSLQQETQSLVTSILQDLKQKGFINTKQFNYLIGPNPPRQRKFYLLPKIHKDPQAWTVPSEVPQGRPIVSDCGSETYNVAQYIDYFLNPVSQLHPSYLKDTYDFINKIKNMTIPDSAFLFTVDVESLYTNISTEAGLQAITKCFNRYPDSSRPDAELLQLLEINLTRNDFEFNSQLYLQVQGTAMGKKFAPAYANIYMSEWEETLFPKCPHLPAVYYRYLDDIFGVWHHDREHFDTFLNLANSHHKHIKVKATLNSDNINFLDTTVFAIPTENNSKTLHTKVFFKPTDSHSLLFKTSYHPRHTFKGVIKSQIIRFHRICSFDQHFHEATQTLFKALRPRGYSKRFLRAIKRDTLQDLRNNPTRLVPEPKDVIPIVTTFSETSKILNNKLKQQFQKTQELYAPLRSFKPISAYRRNKNLRDLLVRASLKSDRRVIPPILATHFQQLRSVEMGNKGHLVPQRTNLKTTNIIYMITCTHCHKRYIGETEYSLEQRLKQHIYSIQHRPRNTHLICHFARVGIQKLRISGLEANRAWNREQRRRREAYWISKLHTDHPHGFNTRRTS, translated from the coding sequence ATGGTGAAGTGcaataaaacagacaacaaaaagcACACCAACATCATTAACCTATCCAAAACGTTTTGTCTCACAGGTCCGCAGGAGGATTTACTCAGCAAGGGTCTCACCTTCATCCCGACGCCATGCGGTACGGACTTAGGGGAGCTGGGGAGGGATGTCCACGCTTACAATAGACAACTTAAAATTTTAGACCACTtccaatacacaaaatgtaaagaacacttacagtttacagaaaaatccAGATGGGAACCGAGCACCGAACAGACCAGTTTACCTATAAAGCAgttgattaaaaagaacaggATGATTATCAATTCTCTTTCAGATTTTTCCAACAATCAAGCAGATAATTTAACCGCCACAGAACGCAGAGCACTCAAAGAATTACAAACCAAcaaagatataataattaaaccgGCAGATAAAGGCTCAGCGATCGTCATAATGGACAAACAACAATACTTACTAGAAGCAAATAGACAATTAAACAATACCAATCATTACACTttacttccacactcattacaacaggaaacacaatcattggtaacatccattttacaggacttaaaacaGAAAGGCTTCATTAACACTAAACAGTTTAATTACCTTATTGGTCCAAACCCACCAAGGCAGCGGAAATTTTATCTATTGCCCAAAATTCATAAAGACCCACAGGCGTGGACAGTCCCTTCCGAGGTTCCACAGGGACGCCCGATTGTGTCGGATTGTGGGAGTGAGACCTACAATGTGGCACaatacattgattatttcctcaaTCCTGTCTCACAACTTCATCCCAGTTACTTAAAAGATACATAtgactttataaacaaaatcaagaacATGACAATTCCAGACTCGGCCTTCCTATTCACTGTGGATGTGGAAAGCCTTTACACAAATATCAGTACAGAGGCAGGATTGCAGGCAATAACGAAATGTTTTAACAGGTATCCAGATTCAAGCCGGCCAGATGCAGAACTTCTTCAGCTGTTGGAAATAAATTTAACCCGCAATGACTTTGAATTTAATTCtcaattatatttacaggttCAAGGAACCGCTATGGGGAAGAAATTTGCTCCAGCCTACGCGAATATTTATATGTCTGAGTGGGAAGAAACATTGTTTCCAAAGTGTCCCCACTTACCCGCAGTGTATTATCGATATCTGGATGACATCTTTGGGGTCTGGCACCATGACAGGGAAcattttgacacctttttgaatttggccaattcccatcataaacacattaaagtcaAAGCAACTCTTAATTCGGataacattaactttttagaCACCACAGTTTTTGCCATCCCGACGGAGAATAATTCCAAAACACTACATACTAAAGTGTTTTTCAAACCCACTGATTCCCACTCTCTACTATTTAAAACAAGTTATCATCCTAGACATACTTTCAAGGGGGtaatcaaatcacaaatcattCGATTTCATAGAATTTGCTCATTTGATCAACATTTCCATGAAGCAACACAAACTCTATTCAAAGCCCTTAGACCCCGAGGGTATTCTAAGAGATTCTTGAGAGCCATTAAAAGAGACACGTTGCAGGATCTCAGAAATAACCCAACACGATTGGTGCCGGAACCCAAGGATGTCATCCCCATAGTCACgactttttcagaaacatccaaaatcctcaacaataagcttaaacaacaattccaaaaaacacaagaactaTACGCACCACTTCGGTCATTCAAACCAATATCAGcttatagaagaaataaaaatctacgggatctcctggtcagggccagTTTGAAATCAGACCGACGAGTGATTCCTCCTATATTagcaacacattttcaacagcTCAGGTCAGTGGAGATGGGAAACAAGGGACACCTAGTGCCACAAAGAACAAACCTCAAGACCACgaatatcatttacatgatcACTTGCACACACTGCCATAAGAGATATATTGGAGAAACTGAATACAGTCTGGAACAAAGgctgaaacaacacatttactccATTCAACACAGACCACgcaacacacacttaatatgCCATTTTGCAAGGGTTGGGATACAGAAGCTCAGGATCTCGGGTTTGGAGGCCAATAGGGCATGGAACAgggaacagagaagaagaagagaagcatattggataagtaaactgcacacagaccatCCTCATGGCTTCAATACTAGGAGAACATCTTAG
- the LOC117596736 gene encoding uncharacterized protein LOC117596736 isoform X2, translating into MIPLTNRFTVLETLETDGVEQTLHTDQHLHNSKPREFLDRHLRKLYFKFLQATHHEDIVTTALHTQIFPKGMSKQTHKLTQFIKPACPKQQTLHRITENTQNWMKANMQILKDHYVQVKAELLNRIHKMEETEWQIAVKWAKGRFKHKLREDIIEKAKTQMEQNLVETENGGTACLPIQVSNSSSNPSSTAASSFSSSLSSSISSSSSSKQSPSKDDTNLVASSPQMHLSKSNGTPRPLNNNSDKTKGEPTQGDRKQERKEVMNGSTERKTTSLRKARSESSLSLSPSSFSLTPLHVEHPDRVEPQIKTCEVRNHWVPTRHPNTTRKIADWTLEVKKPVLFIGDSNLSRIPYFSDENVQVDSYPGANFLHIAKVLQKLTPNPNTQKVVLSLGINNREQTFESTTKKQLQELWRIAAVVFPNATIYTPLLNYSDILPRRQQETLTKLNTHILAHGNPLQELHPLRFKVNPRDPIHWTTETASQMFTYWLDQLNF; encoded by the exons ATGATTCCCTTAACAAACAGATTCACAGTGTTGGAGACTTTGGAAACAGATGGGGtggaacaaacactacacacagaccaGCATCTACACAACTCAAAACCCAGGGAATTTTTAGATAGACATTTGAGGAAgttgtattttaaattcttacagGCCACACACCATGAAGACATTGTGACAACAGCTCTACATACGCAAATTTTTCCAAAGGGCAtgtctaaacaaacacacaaacttacacAGTTTATCAAACCGGCATGCCCCAAGCAACAAACTCTACATAGAATTacggaaaacacacaaaattggaTGAAGGCAAATATGCAGATCCTCAAAGACCATTACGTTCAAGTGAAAGCAGAACTACTGAATCGAATccacaaaatggaggaaacagAATGGCAGATAGCAGTTAAATGGGCCAAAGGTAGATTCAAACACAAATTGAGGGAAGACATAATAGAAAAGGCCAAAACACAAATGGaacagaatctagtggaaacagaaaatggaggaactgcaTGTTTGCCTATCCAAGTATCAAACAGCTCCTCTAATCCTTCTTCCACTGCcgcctcttctttttcttcttcgttGTCTTCTTcaatctcttcctcttcttcctccaaacAGAGTCCGAGTAAAGACGACACAAACCTTGTGGCAAGTTCTCCACAGATGCATTTATCGAAAAGCAATGGAACACCTCGGCCTTTAAACAACAACTCCGATAAGACCAAG GGGGAGCCGACCCAGGGGGATAGGAagcaggagaggaaggaggTGATGAATGGGTCTACAGAAAGGAAGACCACGTCCTTGAGAAAAGCCCGATCTGAATCCTCCCTTTCCCTTTCCCCTTCCTCTTTCTCGTTGACTCCCCTGCATGTGGAACATCCGGACAGGGTGGAGCcccaaataaaaacctgtgaagtGAGGAACCATTGGGTTCCTACTAGACATCCTAACACCACTAGAAAGATTGCAGATTGGACACTGGAAGTAAAGAAACCAGTTTTGTTTATAGGGGACTCCAACCTGTCCAGAATTCCCTATTTTAGTGACGAAAATGTTCAGGTGGATAGTTACCCTGGAGCCAACTTTTTACATATAGCCAAGGTGTTACAAAAATTAACCCCTAATCCAAACACTCAAAAAGTCGTCCTATCATTAGGAATCAATAATAGAGAACAAACATTCGAaagtacaacaaaaaaacagttgcaaGAGCTGTGGAGAATTGCTGCAGTGGTTTTTCCCAATGCCACGATCTACACCCCATTATTAAACTACTCGGATATCCTACCTAGACGACAACAAGAAACTCTAACAAAACTGAACACTCATATACTGGCACATGGTAATCCATTGCAGGAACTTCACCCACTTAGGTTCAAGGTGAACCCGAGGGACCCTATCCACTGGACCACGGAAACGGCTtcgcaaatgtttacatactggTTGGATCAGTTAAACTTTTAG